A window from Herbaspirillum sp. meg3 encodes these proteins:
- a CDS encoding gamma-glutamyl-gamma-aminobutyrate hydrolase family protein codes for MSDISDSEANQSSSPPPPRQGQAQPGVDSTSQAAPQAGSQASPQQPQSSQPPHYPSFSPPPLETPWAQTWKLLAARFKAMSDKAGRRIMQRTLKIGISARIFHPETGAKGLRGKTLQYLEESIAQWVMSRDVLVFMIPTVNTNGLVHPSNIRLRDYAKHLDGLVLQGGADVSPQSYAQAATKPEWNGDRVRDMYELELLHEFIEAGKPVLGICRGCQLINVAFGGTLYQDIATDVPTAIAHVNDLYDSNYHELSFPAGSTLASLVNTQSAVVNSIHHQAVKDLGRDLSVEAVSGNDNIVEAIRYRKAPFVMGLQWHPEFHRAGGPELLDCMPILDSFLRTARETRF; via the coding sequence ATGTCCGATATTAGCGATTCCGAAGCCAATCAATCCAGTTCCCCGCCACCGCCACGCCAAGGCCAGGCTCAGCCTGGTGTTGATTCCACGTCTCAGGCCGCGCCTCAGGCGGGCTCGCAAGCTTCTCCGCAGCAGCCTCAGTCGTCGCAACCGCCGCATTACCCATCATTTTCGCCACCGCCTCTGGAAACACCCTGGGCGCAAACCTGGAAGCTGCTGGCCGCGCGTTTCAAAGCAATGTCGGACAAGGCTGGTCGCCGCATTATGCAGCGCACACTCAAGATCGGCATCTCGGCGCGCATCTTCCACCCGGAAACCGGCGCCAAGGGCTTGCGCGGCAAGACCCTGCAATATCTTGAAGAGTCCATCGCACAATGGGTGATGTCGCGTGATGTGCTGGTGTTCATGATCCCCACCGTCAATACCAACGGCCTAGTCCATCCCAGCAATATTCGTTTGCGCGACTACGCCAAGCATCTGGATGGCCTGGTGCTGCAAGGCGGTGCCGACGTCTCGCCGCAAAGCTATGCGCAGGCAGCGACCAAGCCGGAATGGAACGGTGACCGCGTGCGCGACATGTACGAACTTGAGCTGTTGCACGAATTTATCGAGGCCGGCAAGCCGGTGCTCGGCATCTGCCGTGGTTGCCAACTGATCAATGTTGCCTTCGGCGGCACGCTGTATCAGGACATCGCCACGGATGTGCCGACCGCAATTGCGCATGTCAACGATTTGTACGACAGCAATTATCATGAGCTGAGCTTTCCGGCAGGATCGACGCTGGCGTCGCTGGTGAATACACAGAGCGCCGTGGTGAATTCGATCCACCATCAGGCAGTCAAGGATCTGGGGCGCGATCTGTCGGTGGAAGCGGTTTCCGGCAATGACAACATTGTCGAGGCGATTCGCTACCGCAAGGCGCCGTTTGTCATGGGTTTGCAATGGCATCCTGAGTTCCATCGCGCCGGCGGCCCCGAATTGCTCGATTGCATGCCTATTCTCGACAGCTTTTTACGGACGGCGCGTGAAACACGCTTCTGA